One Setaria italica strain Yugu1 chromosome II, Setaria_italica_v2.0, whole genome shotgun sequence DNA segment encodes these proteins:
- the LOC101783037 gene encoding protein MCM10 homolog, whose product MASAADDLDLLLSLGEAVPETPPSSPRAADGPGSGGAFTPPRTARPGGTDMSVFRDAVKDYLEAAPESTSRLPERPKRPKATETLVDKYSGLRIKHLTLSPLEISNRFADIRFVRITAIKNSVGSDRFSGCWATAGVLLDKGVPRVSAKGTSYSIWKMGALDETEVSLFLFGDAHVHYSGAAVGSVFALLNGNVRMDNGGKGFSVSVASVGQMFKMGVAADFSLCKGKRKDGVACTMAINKSKGAYCKFHSSKTSQKYTTGRVELKGGNFQFASKLRSEGIYMVNRSSEQPNPRKPFQPVKVMSIDGLKRALSNADRVTTKNQSQGIRFLSHVTANMDNRRSTVQSNGSTNQQQQKSKFSLNKSSSSSGAKGPPMQGLGKPEQDFKRRKVNNPPENIVELDAVSSDDDEINIVLRR is encoded by the exons ATGGCGAGCGCCGCCGACGACCTGGACCTCCTGCTCTCCCTGGGCGAGGCCGTCCCGGAgacccctccctcctccccgcgcgccgccgatgGCCCCGGGTCCGGCGGCGCCTTCACACCTCCGAGGACGGCGCGGCCCGGCGGCACCGACATGTCCGTCTTCCGCGACGCCGTCAAGGATTACCTCGAGGCGGCCCCCGAATCCACCTCCCGGCTCCCCGAGCGCCCCAAGCGGCCCAAGGCCACCGAGACCCTCGTCGACAAGTACTCCGGCCTCCGCATCAAGCACCTGACGCTCTCGCCCCTCGAGATCAGCAACCGCTTCGCCGACATCCGATTCGTGCGCATCACCGCGATAAA GAACTCTGTGGGGAGCGACAGGTTCTCGGGCTGCTGGGCGACGGCGGGGGTGTTGCTAGACAAGGGCGTGCCGCGGGTGAGCGCGAAGGGGACCAGCTACAGCATCTGGAAGATGGGCGCCCTGGACGAGACCGAGGTATCGTTGTTCCTGTTTGGGGATGCGCATGTCCACTACTCCGGCGCTGCCGTTGGCTCCGTGTTCGCGCTGCTGAATGGAAATGTTCGCATGGACAATGGG GGCAAAGGGTTCTCTGTGAGTGTTGCTTCAGTGGGGCAGATGTTCAAGATGGGAGTTGCAGCGGACTTCAGTCTCTGCAAAGGGAAGAGGAAAGACGGGGTGGCTTGCACCATGGCGATAAATAA GAGCAAAGGAGCATATTGCAAATTTCATTCGTCG AAGACATCACAGAAGTACACTACTGGCAGAGTGGAGCTTAAGGGCGG AAACTTTCAATTTGCTTCCAAACTTCGATCTGAAGGGATTTACATGGTCAACCGGTCCTCAGAACAACCCAACCCAAGAAAGCCATTCCAACCAGTTAAAGTAATGTCAATCGATGGGCTAAAAAGGGCTTTAAG CAATGCAGATAGAGTAACTACTAAGAACCAGTCTCAGGGTATAAGATTTCTTTCCCATGTTACAG CTAATATGGACAATAGGAGATCAACTGTCCAAAGCAATGGTTCTACAAACCAACAGCAACAGAAATCAAAGTTCAGCTTGAACAAAAG TTCGTCATCATCTGGCGCCAAAGGACCACCCATGCAGGGTTTGGGTAAGCCAGAACAAGATTTCAAGAGACGAAAAGTGAATAATCCACCAGAGAATATCGTTGAGCTTGATGCAGTCAGCTCAGACGATGATGAGATCAATATAGTACTGCGACGCTGA